In Kushneria marisflavi, the following are encoded in one genomic region:
- the rnhB gene encoding ribonuclease HII encodes MNFIPEIMTPNSEHSPLVIPYQGWRLAGVDEVGRGPLIGTVVACAVILDPQRPIDGLMDSKKMTPKRREKLDLLIRERALAVSLGEATSGEIDALNIHHATHLAMRRAIDGLSITPEYLLVDGNRLPGHRLPGQAVVKGDGRVAAIAAASIVAKVARDAQMHALDARHPEYGFAAHKGYPTRAHLDALARLGPLPEHRRSFRPVRALLPD; translated from the coding sequence ATGAACTTTATTCCCGAAATCATGACCCCGAATTCCGAGCATTCGCCGCTGGTCATTCCCTATCAGGGCTGGCGTCTGGCAGGCGTTGATGAGGTCGGCCGCGGCCCGCTGATCGGTACCGTGGTGGCCTGCGCCGTCATTCTTGACCCCCAGCGTCCCATTGATGGGCTGATGGATTCCAAGAAGATGACGCCCAAACGTCGCGAGAAGCTCGATCTTTTGATTCGCGAGCGGGCGCTGGCCGTGTCGCTGGGGGAGGCGACCTCCGGTGAAATCGATGCGCTCAATATTCATCATGCCACGCATCTGGCCATGCGTCGGGCCATCGATGGCCTGTCGATCACGCCTGAATATCTGCTTGTTGATGGCAATCGACTGCCAGGTCACCGTCTGCCAGGGCAGGCAGTCGTCAAGGGCGATGGTCGAGTGGCCGCGATTGCCGCTGCCTCGATCGTGGCCAAGGTGGCACGGGATGCCCAGATGCACGCACTCGATGCGCGCCATCCCGAATATGGTTTTGCTGCCCACAAGGGCTACCCGACCCGCGCCCACCTGGACGCGCTGGCACGACTGGGGCCATTGCCCGAACACCGGCGTTCCTTTCGCCCTGTCAGAGCGCTGTTGCCGGACTGA